CCACAAACTCGTGTTCCTTGGCGATTACGTTGATAGGGGGAAGAAGCAAATAGAGAACGTTAACTTCCTTCTAGCCCACTACTACATAGATCGGGATAGAGTGATACTGCTCAGAGGAAACCACGAATCTCCTGTGGTCAACCTGAATTACGGATTCATGGAAACGCTCTATCACACGTACGGCTCGGAGTGGCCCTTCCTGTTCATGAGGTATAATGAGGTGTTCGCCAACCTTCCGTACGCTGCTGAGGTCTCTGGCCTACTCGCCCTTCACGGCGGGATAGCTGAGGGATTGGAGTCGGTGAAGCAGATAAGGAAGCTGCCGAAGAAGGACATGATACCCAGCGACAAAATAGCATTTCAACTTCTATGGAACGATCCCTATGAAGGGATAGAG
The DNA window shown above is from Thermoproteota archaeon and carries:
- a CDS encoding metallophosphoesterase gives rise to the protein HKLVFLGDYVDRGKKQIENVNFLLAHYYIDRDRVILLRGNHESPVVNLNYGFMETLYHTYGSEWPFLFMRYNEVFANLPYAAEVSGLLALHGGIAEGLESVKQIRKLPKKDMIPSDKIAFQLLWNDPYEGIEGFGENYSRGGGTKYYGRKALESFLKSNGLKGLVRAHEAYPEGYAWLFDGETGIEGMESILLSVFTCRYYGIPPTVAVFDGKKVEVVRL